In Triticum aestivum cultivar Chinese Spring chromosome 5B, IWGSC CS RefSeq v2.1, whole genome shotgun sequence, the following proteins share a genomic window:
- the LOC123115045 gene encoding uncharacterized protein, which produces MEVVEPAVVVSCECCGPEEECTGEYIGGVRAYFGGWWLCGLCSKSIKYDAGRSKRIESMGVEEAVRADMAFCRLLQRGGPAERVAEGICQMLRRTACEKQLATSSSSSRQTAPATVASESGHHRTSVPSA; this is translated from the exons ATGGAGGTGGtggagccggcggtggtggtgagcTGCGAGTGCTGCGGCCCGGAGGAGGAGTGCACCGGCGAGTATATCGGCGGCGTGAGGGCTTACTTTGGGGGCTGGTGGCTGTGCGGGTTGTGCTCCAAGTCCATCAAGTATGATGCAGGCCGCAGCAAGCGCATCGAGTCCATGGGCGTGGAGGAGGCCGTGCGGGCGGACATGGCGTTCTGCCGT CTGCTGCA GCGCGGCGGCCCCGCGGAGCGCGTGGCCGAGGGCATATGCCAGATGCTTAGGCGCACCGCATGCGAGAAGCAGCTGGCAACCTCATCGTCCTCGTCGCGGCAGACAGCCCCGGCCACGGTGGCGTCAGAGTCCGGGCACCACCGCACCTCGGTGCCGTCCGCCTGA